From Acidimicrobiales bacterium, one genomic window encodes:
- the rsmH gene encoding 16S rRNA (cytosine(1402)-N(4))-methyltransferase RsmH yields the protein MDDPTAAGPTAADFLHDPVMLSEVVDVLTDVPDGYVVDATLGGAGHAVALLAANERLSLVGLDQDQMALDAAGTRLAPHGDRVTLRHRRFDGISDVLRELGIDRLSGCLFDLGVSSPQLDLADRGFSFRNDGPLDMRMDQRAAVSADDLVNGLDEGALASLLRRHGDEPHARRIARAIVAARPIASTAQLADVIRDAVPAAARRKGGHPARRSFQAIRIEVNQELEILDDALSQALALLAPEGRCAVLSYHSGEDRIVKRRFRDAAGERPPPRPDLPPPPDYVAEVRLLWRGARKPSAEEIARNPRAEAARFRAVEKLAAA from the coding sequence ATGGACGACCCCACTGCCGCTGGTCCGACCGCCGCGGACTTCTTGCACGATCCGGTGATGCTGTCGGAGGTGGTCGACGTGCTCACCGACGTTCCCGATGGGTACGTGGTCGATGCCACCCTCGGCGGGGCCGGCCATGCCGTTGCGCTTCTCGCGGCCAACGAGCGCCTCTCACTGGTCGGTCTCGATCAGGATCAGATGGCGCTCGACGCCGCCGGTACCCGGCTCGCTCCCCATGGCGACCGGGTCACCCTCCGCCACCGTCGATTCGACGGGATCTCCGACGTCCTCCGTGAGCTGGGGATCGATCGACTCTCCGGTTGCCTGTTCGATCTCGGCGTGTCCTCGCCCCAGCTCGATCTCGCGGACCGGGGCTTCAGCTTCCGCAATGACGGCCCACTCGACATGCGCATGGACCAGCGGGCCGCCGTGTCGGCGGACGATCTGGTCAACGGCCTCGACGAGGGCGCGCTGGCATCGCTGCTGCGGCGCCACGGCGACGAGCCGCACGCCCGTCGGATCGCCCGGGCGATCGTTGCCGCTCGACCGATCGCCTCCACCGCACAACTCGCCGACGTCATCCGCGATGCGGTGCCGGCCGCAGCTCGACGCAAGGGCGGACATCCCGCTCGTCGCAGTTTCCAGGCCATCCGCATCGAGGTGAACCAGGAGCTCGAGATCCTCGACGACGCGCTGTCCCAGGCGCTTGCGCTGCTCGCGCCGGAGGGTCGTTGCGCGGTGTTGTCGTACCATTCGGGCGAGGACCGCATCGTGAAGCGGCGATTCCGCGATGCCGCCGGCGAACGTCCGCCGCCGCGCCCCGATCTGCCGCCACCGCCGGACTATGTCGCGGAAGTTCGGCTCCTGTGGCGTGGCGCCCGCAAGCCGTCGGCCGAGGAGATCGCGCGCAACCCCCGCGCCGAGGCCGCGCGTTTCCGCGCCGTCGAGAAGCTGGCGGCGGCCTGA